From bacterium, the proteins below share one genomic window:
- a CDS encoding sugar porter family MFS transporter has product MKPKLITATLVAALGGLLFGFDTAVISGTTQWLRQVFNLSSFWLGFTVASALMGTIIGAIAVGRPADRFGRRNILFVLAVFYFISAVGSALAWNWTSFLLFRFLGGLGVGGASVVSPMYIAEISPAKVRGRLVAVTQFNIVFGILLAFFSNYLITEMNLGAVEWRWMFGVESLPAAVFFLLLFLNPYSPRWLVAKGRIKEAKAVLEQCGTSTGNIEKEVREIQSSLDLEHHSLKEPFFTRKYRKPIFLAVAIAMFNQLSGINALMYYAPHIFKMAGAGSESALLQTVAVGGMNLLLTMLALFVIDYFGRRKLMLIGSIGYILSLSMTAWAFYKYRADFTVTGSWVVLISLLVFIASHAFGQGAVIWVFISEIFPNRVRARGQALGSFTHWFMAALISWTFPMIAAKSGGNTFAFYAICMVGQLVWVIFIMPETKGVSLEQIQKKLGIE; this is encoded by the coding sequence TTGAAACCTAAACTTATAACTGCTACTCTTGTTGCTGCATTAGGCGGACTACTTTTCGGATTTGATACTGCTGTGATATCCGGTACTACACAGTGGCTGAGACAAGTTTTTAATCTTTCATCTTTCTGGCTCGGGTTTACTGTTGCAAGTGCTTTAATGGGAACAATAATAGGGGCCATTGCTGTGGGCAGACCGGCAGATCGTTTTGGAAGAAGGAATATCCTTTTTGTGCTGGCAGTATTTTATTTTATATCTGCTGTGGGAAGTGCCCTGGCTTGGAACTGGACATCATTTCTCCTCTTCCGTTTTCTCGGAGGGCTTGGTGTGGGAGGAGCTTCTGTTGTTTCTCCTATGTATATTGCTGAGATTTCACCTGCAAAAGTCAGGGGACGTCTTGTCGCAGTAACGCAGTTTAATATAGTATTTGGTATATTACTGGCTTTTTTCTCTAATTATCTGATAACAGAAATGAATCTGGGAGCTGTTGAATGGCGTTGGATGTTTGGAGTGGAATCCCTGCCAGCCGCTGTATTTTTTCTTCTGCTTTTTCTAAATCCATACAGCCCCAGATGGCTTGTGGCTAAGGGACGTATTAAAGAGGCCAAAGCAGTGCTTGAACAATGCGGAACAAGTACTGGTAATATAGAAAAGGAAGTTCGGGAGATACAATCCTCCCTTGATCTGGAACATCACAGTCTTAAGGAGCCATTTTTCACACGAAAATACCGTAAACCAATTTTCCTGGCTGTTGCTATTGCCATGTTTAACCAACTATCAGGGATAAACGCTTTGATGTATTATGCTCCTCACATATTTAAAATGGCAGGAGCAGGATCTGAATCTGCACTTTTGCAGACGGTAGCTGTTGGTGGTATGAATCTTCTACTGACGATGTTGGCTCTGTTCGTTATTGATTATTTTGGCCGCAGAAAGTTGATGCTGATTGGTTCCATCGGTTACATTTTAAGCCTTAGCATGACCGCATGGGCGTTCTATAAGTATAGGGCAGATTTCACTGTTACTGGAAGTTGGGTGGTTTTAATCAGTCTCCTGGTTTTTATTGCTTCTCATGCCTTTGGCCAGGGAGCGGTTATCTGGGTCTTTATCAGTGAAATATTCCCGAACCGTGTGCGTGCAAGGGGGCAAGCTCTTGGCAGTTTTACACACTGGTTTATGGCAGCTTTGATCTCATGGACTTTTCCAATGATAGCAGCCAAATCAGGAGGAAATACGTTTGCATTTTATGCGATCTGTATGGTCGGTCAGCTGGTTTGGGTCATTTTTATCATGCCGGAAACCAAAGGAGTGTCCCTGGAACAAATTCAGAAGAAATTAGGAATTGAATAA
- a CDS encoding LamG domain-containing protein produces MRKLIFLISILSIIWRPSYAQDFYSYYTRLGAEDKISGKYSDVVICLGEKGQFVFSRESSYLPYFENVKGKWFVKEVVKRKGDGSGLKPDKYNRHTYVRIIKNTPEKIIVQWRYYPNILKTGMTDVVHEFYTFYPDGRVRREIKIGTKKIDDWNFLKYDYAFNLRLENGGIKVIGSQKSHAKILTESVIGNPVNRNMAKVAAYWSFDEGAEIGGDKVTESVSNITVPVLGHKTYWKPGVSGTSLQFDGYFSGVKFPMSYAPNIGEEFTIEAWINMEVHPFGWVPIVQQANWGKAGYYLGVNARGNIGFIFNDAGDKREVISKDVIENSKWYHLAITFNDEEKKVILFVNGEIQAESTVEVKGWSSLVRANAPVSIGINSDKLIATPGGKYVYGQYACITGFQGLIDEVKYFNEALSPEKVKDEYNRIVLDSNSNQTLFEKRILPGHPGYADNFGAYYTKLTFSKMWDDAWRTSDYADIIVKFDELPTSVVFWRGTSYGAGWVTDKNLWMIDQSVELVDAISFSEHMSDKQGRYSHVRLIENTNARVVVHWRYNSNDVLYSFTPDFGPAGVWVDEYITIFPDGIGIRKVEQKSLSWVERPPTKISWQDVQFLAQPGMTPDDVMNLEAVHLANMKGETAKMDWTNGVPQKNPLPDANIELINLKSRYKVFLAFQHGTFINPWGRVPKHMYCHFMTWNHWPVSFITSQGKSSLFPDRVTHSALCAADNAVDHGNMAMYGFTDKPVERLIPLVKSWNFPPSISKVKGGKSFGYNKEQRSFLFESAGSEIYFSINASEENPVFNPCFEIKKWGGEKADLKLNGKLILSGKTFRQGIVRDVDGSRKLVVWLKYHSEKPVTIEIFK; encoded by the coding sequence ATGAGAAAATTAATCTTTTTAATATCAATCCTTTCCATAATCTGGCGGCCATCTTACGCTCAGGATTTTTATTCCTATTACACTCGTCTCGGAGCCGAGGATAAAATCAGTGGAAAATATTCAGATGTAGTTATTTGCCTTGGAGAAAAGGGGCAATTCGTTTTTAGCCGGGAGAGTAGCTATCTGCCGTATTTCGAAAACGTCAAAGGTAAGTGGTTTGTGAAAGAAGTTGTTAAAAGAAAAGGAGACGGCAGCGGTTTGAAGCCAGATAAGTATAACCGGCATACTTATGTGAGAATTATTAAGAATACTCCGGAAAAAATTATAGTACAATGGCGCTATTATCCAAATATTTTAAAAACCGGAATGACTGATGTTGTTCATGAATTTTATACTTTTTACCCAGACGGCAGAGTTCGCCGTGAGATTAAAATTGGTACAAAGAAAATCGATGATTGGAATTTTCTTAAATATGATTATGCATTCAATTTGCGCCTCGAAAATGGAGGTATTAAAGTAATTGGTTCGCAAAAATCACATGCAAAGATATTGACAGAGTCGGTTATAGGGAATCCTGTTAACAGAAATATGGCAAAAGTGGCAGCATATTGGTCTTTTGATGAAGGAGCAGAAATAGGCGGTGATAAAGTTACTGAGTCAGTGTCAAATATTACAGTTCCTGTTCTCGGGCATAAAACTTACTGGAAACCGGGAGTATCAGGTACGTCACTCCAATTTGACGGATATTTCTCCGGAGTGAAATTCCCAATGAGTTACGCTCCCAACATTGGGGAGGAATTTACAATTGAAGCATGGATAAATATGGAAGTTCATCCATTTGGATGGGTACCTATAGTTCAGCAGGCCAACTGGGGGAAAGCTGGATATTACCTGGGAGTGAATGCAAGAGGGAATATTGGTTTTATTTTTAATGACGCAGGAGATAAGAGAGAAGTGATTTCAAAAGATGTAATTGAGAATTCAAAGTGGTATCATTTAGCAATAACTTTTAATGATGAGGAAAAAAAAGTTATACTATTTGTTAACGGGGAAATTCAAGCTGAAAGTACAGTGGAAGTAAAAGGCTGGTCTTCATTGGTCAGGGCAAATGCTCCTGTTTCAATCGGCATTAATTCAGATAAATTGATTGCAACTCCTGGCGGAAAATATGTTTACGGCCAGTATGCCTGCATTACCGGCTTTCAGGGGTTAATTGATGAAGTGAAATATTTTAATGAAGCACTTTCACCTGAAAAAGTAAAAGACGAATATAATAGAATTGTTTTAGATAGTAATAGTAATCAGACTTTATTTGAAAAACGTATTTTACCGGGACATCCAGGGTATGCAGATAATTTTGGAGCGTATTACACAAAATTAACATTCAGTAAGATGTGGGATGACGCATGGCGCACAAGCGATTATGCTGATATTATTGTTAAGTTTGATGAACTTCCTACTAGTGTTGTATTCTGGAGGGGTACTTCCTATGGTGCTGGTTGGGTGACTGATAAAAATTTATGGATGATTGATCAAAGTGTTGAATTGGTTGATGCAATCAGTTTCAGCGAACATATGTCCGATAAACAGGGAAGATATTCGCATGTTCGGCTTATCGAAAATACCAATGCACGGGTTGTTGTCCACTGGCGGTACAATTCCAATGACGTGCTGTATTCTTTTACTCCTGATTTCGGGCCGGCGGGTGTCTGGGTTGATGAATATATTACGATATTTCCCGATGGGATTGGAATAAGAAAAGTAGAGCAGAAATCCCTTAGCTGGGTTGAAAGACCCCCAACAAAAATTTCATGGCAGGACGTTCAATTTCTTGCCCAGCCGGGAATGACACCTGATGATGTAATGAATCTCGAAGCGGTTCATTTGGCGAATATGAAAGGTGAAACAGCCAAAATGGACTGGACAAATGGAGTTCCACAGAAAAATCCGTTGCCTGATGCAAATATTGAATTGATAAATTTGAAATCCAGATACAAAGTATTTTTAGCATTCCAGCATGGAACTTTTATTAATCCATGGGGACGTGTACCGAAACATATGTATTGCCATTTTATGACATGGAATCATTGGCCTGTATCATTTATTACAAGTCAGGGTAAGAGTTCTCTGTTTCCGGACCGCGTAACTCATTCTGCTTTATGTGCAGCGGATAATGCTGTGGATCACGGAAATATGGCAATGTACGGATTTACTGATAAACCTGTGGAGAGATTAATCCCCCTTGTGAAATCATGGAATTTTCCACCTTCTATTTCAAAAGTAAAAGGCGGGAAAAGTTTTGGTTACAATAAAGAGCAGAGGTCTTTTCTATTCGAGAGTGCTGGCTCGGAAATCTATTTTTCTATCAATGCATCGGAGGAAAATCCTGTTTTCAATCCATGCTTTGAAATTAAGAAATGGGGAGGAGAAAAAGCAGACCTGAAATTGAATGGCAAATTGATTTTGTCAGGAAAAACCTTCAGGCAGGGAATAGTAAGAGATGTTGACGGTAGTAGAAAACTTGTTGTTTGGTTAAAATATCATTCTGAAAAACCTGTTACAATAGAAATATTTAAATAA
- a CDS encoding alpha-L-fucosidase translates to MKVKSRFWLISIIIIFVSVSVFGQKYQPNWQSLTRHQTPQWLQDGKFGIYTHWGIFSVHAHGTNTTWYSFAMYFDPQGEARRHFEKTFGKLTPEFGYKDLIPLFTAEKFNADEWAELFQKAGAKFAGPVAEHHDGFAMWDTKYSKWNAAKMGPKRDIVGELGKAIKKRGMKYVTAFHHAENWDFFPVWDKRYDTGDPKNSGLYGQPHKPGAKRNQAFIDEWYGKILEVINNYSPDFIWFDFALDNIPEGYIKDFLAYYYNNALDKGKDVIVSYKGHDIVPGAGIRDLELGQEPDVTYNDWITDTSVDDRGAWGYATDLTFKTPERLIDNLIDRVSKNGYLLLNVGPKPDGAIPEGAKNVLLKMGAWLKTNGEAIYGTTPWFVAAEGPTNLGKTTDTGFNESNVVYTPEDIRFTVKGDVLYATFLDWPGEKAVIHTLRDPSVQVKNKDLPEWAREEESVPLAGTKWELKEGEGKKVEIMKYQFYKNGKFRVAGGEAGDGVDGKYSQVGDKVYLAVGGFKWMGQYDGKEFKLIEESTATYPGFYQEEIKRITMLGDGKELDWVMTPQGLVIKTPEKQGEYAYVFKIERYHHPKI, encoded by the coding sequence ATGAAAGTGAAATCAAGATTTTGGTTAATTAGTATTATTATAATATTTGTTTCAGTAAGTGTGTTTGGACAGAAATATCAGCCCAATTGGCAATCATTAACAAGGCATCAAACACCTCAATGGCTGCAGGACGGCAAGTTTGGTATTTATACTCACTGGGGAATTTTTTCAGTTCATGCTCACGGAACAAACACTACCTGGTATTCATTTGCCATGTATTTCGACCCTCAAGGCGAAGCACGCAGGCATTTTGAAAAAACCTTTGGTAAACTTACTCCTGAATTCGGCTATAAGGATTTGATTCCTCTGTTCACCGCTGAGAAATTTAATGCTGATGAATGGGCAGAATTGTTCCAGAAGGCAGGAGCAAAATTTGCTGGTCCAGTTGCCGAACATCATGATGGTTTTGCAATGTGGGATACTAAATATTCCAAATGGAATGCAGCTAAAATGGGCCCAAAACGTGATATAGTAGGTGAACTTGGGAAGGCAATTAAAAAAAGAGGGATGAAATATGTCACGGCCTTCCACCATGCTGAAAATTGGGACTTTTTTCCGGTCTGGGATAAACGGTACGATACAGGTGATCCCAAAAATTCCGGGTTATATGGCCAGCCTCATAAGCCTGGTGCAAAACGTAATCAGGCGTTCATTGATGAATGGTACGGCAAGATCCTGGAAGTGATTAACAATTACAGTCCTGATTTTATCTGGTTTGACTTTGCCCTTGATAATATACCGGAAGGTTATATTAAAGATTTTCTTGCTTACTATTATAATAATGCGCTGGATAAAGGTAAGGATGTGATTGTAAGTTATAAAGGGCATGATATAGTACCAGGTGCAGGTATCCGTGATTTGGAATTGGGCCAGGAACCGGATGTTACTTATAATGACTGGATCACTGATACATCGGTAGATGATCGTGGTGCATGGGGTTATGCCACTGACCTGACCTTTAAAACTCCCGAAAGGCTGATTGACAATCTGATTGACAGGGTTAGTAAGAATGGTTATCTGCTTCTCAATGTCGGTCCCAAGCCTGATGGCGCTATTCCGGAAGGTGCAAAAAATGTACTGCTGAAGATGGGGGCATGGCTGAAGACTAACGGAGAAGCAATTTATGGTACAACTCCCTGGTTCGTAGCAGCGGAAGGACCGACCAATCTTGGAAAAACGACAGATACAGGTTTTAATGAATCAAATGTTGTATATACTCCTGAAGATATTCGTTTTACTGTTAAGGGCGATGTTCTATATGCTACATTTCTTGATTGGCCGGGGGAAAAGGCTGTTATCCATACGCTTCGAGATCCCTCGGTTCAAGTTAAAAACAAAGATCTGCCTGAGTGGGCCCGCGAGGAAGAATCAGTTCCTCTCGCCGGTACAAAATGGGAATTAAAGGAGGGTGAAGGTAAAAAAGTTGAGATAATGAAATACCAGTTTTATAAAAACGGCAAGTTCAGAGTTGCTGGTGGAGAGGCAGGTGATGGTGTAGATGGAAAGTATTCCCAAGTGGGAGATAAAGTCTATCTGGCAGTTGGAGGTTTTAAATGGATGGGACAATACGACGGTAAGGAATTCAAACTTATTGAAGAGAGCACTGCCACTTATCCCGGTTTTTATCAGGAAGAGATAAAGCGCATAACCATGCTGGGAGATGGGAAAGAGCTTGACTGGGTGATGACACCTCAGGGACTGGTGATTAAGACTCCTGAGAAACAAGGAGAGTATGCTTACGTATTTAAGATTGAACGTTATCATCATCCAAAGATTTGA
- a CDS encoding glycoside hydrolase family 32 protein — protein sequence MKTKSLYGLLIMFIVISCQKPAMQKIALIKGGVPEGMELREIETTDDGYLRADEGSFLKAEDAIYGNAIFVKMRLSINDSRGAILITIGDNTLSIINESDEKGLFLQGPSIGKSVNLGLIFDFIKPDVPFELSVSYKNRKLIYAIDGNEIYSNKTNIPPEGLIHMEVYKNNLRLYDLVCEGQFKPVDKFYTKEFLLKRAQKSMALAAKRVKNDPNRPAYHFQPPANWNNDPNGMLFYNGYYHMFYQHNPYGDRWGWMHWGHARSRDLVHWEHMPIALWPSVEKGEAHCFSGSGFLKRNGKPILFYTSIGHEKPEHWAALPLDDDLKNWEKNPANPIIVMDDHGSQFIEDWRDPYLLREAGHVYMVTGGHPRGGKGSIMLYKALNPELTKWKFMGIPFSGEEENWECPNFFKIGDKYVLVYSPHSNVRYYTGYFDPEKVKFTPIYHGIVDYTPSWNFYAPNTLQKNNGRRILFGWIPGFKENQGWQGAISLPRDLSIDGKGRLIQKPVPELRKLRGEQLTERNVKIQNSSKKLQINSPQFEMILRIANGGTDQIGLRFNDEKDKPFEILLTPGMIIFGEEKVDLNSSINEKIQSVQFFFDRTVIEIYVNNGLFCVTKVIYPDKENLNFELFSRENELNIDTISIWKMKSIW from the coding sequence ATGAAAACTAAGTCGCTATATGGATTATTAATAATGTTTATAGTTATCTCATGCCAGAAGCCGGCAATGCAGAAAATTGCTCTTATCAAAGGTGGCGTTCCAGAAGGCATGGAATTGCGTGAAATAGAAACAACTGATGATGGCTATCTCCGTGCTGATGAGGGCTCATTTTTAAAGGCCGAAGATGCAATTTACGGGAATGCGATATTTGTAAAAATGAGATTGAGTATCAATGATTCCAGAGGTGCTATCTTGATTACGATCGGAGATAACACTCTTTCTATAATTAATGAATCTGATGAGAAAGGTCTTTTTCTTCAGGGGCCGTCAATTGGAAAGAGTGTCAATCTGGGATTAATTTTTGATTTTATCAAACCGGATGTTCCGTTTGAATTATCGGTCTCATATAAAAATAGGAAGCTTATTTATGCAATTGATGGCAATGAAATCTATTCAAACAAGACAAATATCCCTCCTGAAGGGCTCATTCATATGGAAGTGTATAAAAATAATTTAAGACTGTATGATCTGGTTTGTGAAGGACAATTCAAACCGGTTGACAAGTTTTACACAAAAGAATTTCTGCTCAAGCGTGCGCAGAAAAGTATGGCTCTGGCTGCAAAACGGGTTAAAAATGATCCAAACAGGCCTGCATATCATTTTCAACCGCCTGCAAATTGGAATAACGATCCTAACGGTATGTTATTTTACAATGGGTATTATCACATGTTTTATCAACATAATCCATATGGGGACAGATGGGGCTGGATGCACTGGGGACACGCCAGAAGCAGAGATCTTGTTCATTGGGAGCATATGCCCATTGCATTATGGCCTTCGGTTGAAAAAGGGGAAGCACACTGTTTTTCGGGCAGCGGATTTCTCAAGAGAAACGGGAAACCCATTTTATTTTATACATCAATAGGACATGAAAAACCCGAGCATTGGGCAGCACTGCCATTGGATGATGATTTGAAAAATTGGGAGAAAAACCCTGCAAATCCAATTATTGTTATGGATGACCATGGCAGCCAGTTTATCGAGGATTGGCGTGATCCCTATTTACTCAGAGAAGCCGGGCATGTTTACATGGTGACAGGAGGTCATCCACGCGGAGGTAAAGGCTCAATTATGCTGTACAAAGCCCTGAATCCGGAACTGACAAAATGGAAATTTATGGGAATTCCGTTCAGCGGTGAAGAGGAAAACTGGGAGTGTCCTAACTTTTTTAAGATAGGAGATAAATATGTCCTGGTTTATTCTCCCCATTCCAATGTCCGCTACTATACCGGTTATTTTGATCCTGAAAAAGTTAAATTCACCCCGATCTACCATGGAATTGTTGATTACACTCCCAGCTGGAATTTTTACGCCCCTAACACATTGCAAAAAAATAATGGAAGGCGTATCTTGTTTGGATGGATTCCCGGTTTTAAAGAAAATCAGGGATGGCAGGGTGCCATTTCTCTTCCACGGGATCTTTCCATAGATGGGAAAGGAAGACTTATTCAAAAACCGGTTCCTGAGCTAAGAAAATTAAGGGGTGAACAGTTAACAGAGAGAAACGTGAAAATTCAAAACTCATCCAAAAAACTTCAAATAAACAGTCCTCAATTTGAAATGATTTTGAGAATAGCAAACGGAGGTACAGACCAAATCGGATTAAGGTTTAATGATGAGAAGGATAAACCATTCGAAATACTTTTAACACCTGGTATGATCATTTTTGGCGAAGAGAAAGTTGATTTAAATTCCTCAATAAATGAAAAGATACAATCAGTGCAATTTTTCTTTGACAGAACAGTAATTGAGATATATGTAAATAATGGATTGTTTTGTGTTACGAAGGTGATCTATCCGGATAAAGAAAATTTAAATTTTGAACTGTTCTCAAGAGAGAATGAACTAAATATTGACACAATTAGCATTTGGAAAATGAAATCAATTTGGTAA
- a CDS encoding GH32 C-terminal domain-containing protein, with protein sequence MAKHILYNRVIKTIKMFLLGILLADIFATNLYSQIISDPVVIEDFEGSSYGNWKVEGNAFGTQPVKEEMWELVPGVLGRGYASSAGKVDTAVGTLTSPLFKIKRTNIHFLLGSDEVFFLPGSQQWGNLSVQLIVDEEVVRVSVPHEFHAMFWESWNVEEFMGKSARIRIVDNDKRKWAHLNVDHFVQSNIPSEGIKLERSISISKPVLNFPVKEGNVRCFVELFVDGKPVRSMDIALANDKIDYWVFTDVSPWLGKKMVIRTRQYFGNPRVLDKVTVENGIIDSDNLYNEPLRSQFHFSSKRGWLNDPNGIVYYDGEYHLFYQHNPFGWDHSRNDYNKSWGHAVSNDLVHWTELPDAVYPDSLGTIYSGSAVVDHFNTTGFQKGEEKPVVAIYTSAGGRNPWSKGKLFTQSIAYSIDRGRTFKKFDRNPVLKNMEYINRDPKVFWYEPDNRWVMVLHFDERAMAFFTSRDLKSWKYKSQLGVKHLVDCPELFSLPIDGNKENCKWILYGGSGYYYLGTFNGKEYKPETEEIKYSYGDCFYASQTFNNIPETDGRRIQIAWGVIPTPGMPFNQIMLFPVELTLHTTDEGLRLFAYPVKEIETIYNDKYEWTNIKLKKRENFLSGIKGAIFDIKSEFVCAKRGEFGFVINGISVVYNIDKRLLTCGESEAELNPDNGKIRLRILIDRVSIEIFANDGRIYMPIRAYPVGNKRGLNVYSKGGSTTIKSLKIYKLGSIWRRSNVSKNF encoded by the coding sequence ATGGCAAAACATATTTTATATAACAGGGTTATAAAAACAATAAAAATGTTTCTGCTCGGGATTCTGTTAGCTGATATTTTTGCTACAAATTTATATTCACAAATTATTTCTGATCCTGTTGTAATTGAGGATTTCGAAGGATCATCTTATGGTAACTGGAAAGTTGAAGGAAATGCTTTCGGGACACAACCTGTTAAAGAAGAAATGTGGGAACTTGTGCCAGGGGTTCTGGGCAGAGGGTATGCATCAAGTGCAGGTAAAGTTGATACTGCAGTTGGTACTCTTACATCACCCTTATTCAAAATCAAAAGGACAAATATACATTTTCTGCTTGGTTCAGATGAAGTTTTTTTCCTTCCTGGATCACAGCAATGGGGTAATTTATCCGTTCAATTAATCGTGGACGAAGAAGTGGTTAGAGTGTCAGTACCGCATGAATTCCATGCGATGTTCTGGGAGTCATGGAACGTAGAGGAATTTATGGGTAAGTCAGCGAGAATACGAATTGTTGATAATGATAAAAGGAAATGGGCACATTTAAATGTCGATCACTTCGTTCAAAGCAACATTCCATCAGAAGGTATTAAACTTGAACGTTCGATTAGTATTTCCAAACCTGTGCTTAATTTCCCTGTAAAAGAAGGAAATGTAAGATGTTTTGTTGAACTTTTTGTAGATGGCAAACCTGTCAGGTCAATGGACATAGCACTTGCCAATGACAAAATTGATTATTGGGTCTTTACTGATGTCAGCCCATGGCTCGGGAAAAAGATGGTGATCCGTACACGTCAGTATTTTGGTAACCCAAGAGTTCTGGATAAAGTTACTGTGGAAAATGGTATCATTGATTCAGATAATTTGTACAATGAACCTCTCAGATCTCAGTTTCATTTCTCTTCAAAGCGTGGGTGGCTTAATGACCCGAACGGGATTGTTTATTATGATGGTGAATATCACCTGTTTTACCAGCATAATCCATTTGGGTGGGATCACAGCAGGAATGATTACAATAAATCATGGGGGCACGCTGTAAGTAATGATTTAGTTCATTGGACTGAACTTCCGGATGCTGTTTACCCTGATTCTCTGGGTACTATTTATTCCGGGTCTGCTGTTGTTGATCACTTTAATACAACCGGGTTTCAAAAAGGAGAAGAGAAACCTGTTGTAGCAATTTATACTTCAGCAGGAGGAAGAAACCCGTGGTCAAAAGGGAAACTGTTTACTCAATCAATTGCATACAGTATTGACAGAGGCAGAACATTTAAAAAATTTGACAGGAATCCGGTTTTAAAAAATATGGAATACATAAACCGTGATCCAAAGGTTTTCTGGTATGAGCCGGATAATAGATGGGTGATGGTTCTGCATTTTGATGAACGGGCAATGGCATTTTTTACTTCACGAGATTTGAAATCCTGGAAGTACAAAAGCCAGCTTGGAGTCAAACATCTTGTTGACTGCCCTGAATTATTTTCATTACCCATTGACGGCAACAAAGAAAATTGTAAATGGATTTTGTACGGAGGAAGCGGTTATTATTATTTAGGCACATTTAATGGAAAAGAATACAAGCCTGAAACAGAAGAAATAAAGTACAGTTACGGTGATTGCTTTTATGCTTCACAGACATTCAATAATATTCCTGAAACTGACGGGCGCAGGATACAAATTGCCTGGGGGGTAATCCCGACTCCAGGTATGCCATTTAATCAGATTATGCTTTTCCCGGTAGAATTAACACTGCACACTACAGATGAGGGGCTGCGTTTATTTGCATATCCAGTAAAAGAAATCGAAACTATTTATAATGACAAATATGAATGGACAAACATTAAACTGAAAAAAAGAGAAAATTTTCTATCCGGAATCAAAGGTGCGATTTTTGATATTAAATCAGAATTTGTTTGTGCGAAAAGGGGTGAATTTGGTTTTGTAATTAATGGGATTTCGGTTGTTTATAACATTGATAAAAGACTGCTGACTTGTGGTGAATCAGAAGCAGAACTAAATCCTGATAACGGAAAGATACGGCTTCGTATTTTGATAGACCGTGTTTCTATAGAAATATTTGCTAATGACGGCAGAATTTACATGCCAATCAGGGCATATCCTGTTGGAAATAAAAGAGGGCTCAATGTATATTCAAAGGGAGGCTCCACTACAATTAAATCATTAAAGATTTATAAATTAGGATCAATATGGAGGCGATCAAATGTCAGTAAAAATTTCTAA
- a CDS encoding alpha/beta hydrolase — translation MSVKISKSLFLFIFIPLLFQACNKKDSYEKFYKRIKNEESYIGFFSTERKCISDVNDNYLKERRKFFLQINQCKEDPEKFIDPFIKFCKKNYLVKDGCEREWQKVLTILSYELYANKPIFEYSADNIIEHCNLVFAEYPNKKLELDLFLPEQPIDKPVPCIICVHGGGWRVNRRVWFEPFAKYLASKGFAAVTIDYRMLPAVKVIDCVYDTKAAVRWVRANAKKFNIDSNKIGAIGASAGAHLVALLATTADVPELEGNGGNKGVSSAVQAVVGIATPVFNLVKSDWIVKELAASIDDIKLISPYEHVSSNSAPILLIHGTADKTVDPQNSQDFYDKYKECGAYAEIKWIPDEDHGFYEGNDRAIELATQFFKKQFIDKSN, via the coding sequence ATGTCAGTAAAAATTTCTAAATCATTATTTCTATTTATTTTTATTCCTCTCTTGTTCCAGGCTTGCAATAAAAAGGATTCTTATGAGAAATTTTATAAAAGAATTAAAAATGAAGAATCCTACATTGGTTTTTTTTCTACTGAAAGAAAATGCATTTCTGATGTTAATGATAATTATCTAAAAGAGCGCCGAAAATTCTTTTTACAAATCAATCAATGCAAAGAAGATCCAGAGAAATTTATTGATCCATTTATTAAGTTCTGCAAAAAAAACTATCTTGTAAAGGATGGCTGTGAGAGAGAGTGGCAAAAGGTACTTACTATTCTAAGTTATGAGTTGTATGCTAACAAGCCCATATTTGAGTATTCCGCTGATAATATAATTGAACATTGTAATCTGGTATTTGCTGAATATCCCAACAAGAAACTGGAACTGGATTTGTTCCTGCCTGAACAGCCCATTGACAAACCGGTACCTTGTATAATTTGTGTGCATGGCGGAGGCTGGCGAGTGAACCGCAGAGTATGGTTTGAACCATTTGCAAAATACCTGGCATCAAAAGGATTTGCTGCAGTAACTATAGATTATCGTATGCTGCCTGCAGTTAAAGTGATTGATTGTGTTTATGACACCAAAGCCGCAGTCAGATGGGTAAGAGCTAATGCAAAAAAATTCAATATTGATTCAAATAAAATAGGTGCAATAGGTGCATCTGCAGGAGCTCATCTGGTTGCCCTGCTGGCAACAACAGCAGATGTACCTGAACTGGAAGGTAATGGAGGGAACAAGGGTGTTTCCAGTGCAGTTCAGGCAGTGGTAGGTATTGCTACTCCTGTTTTTAATCTGGTAAAGAGCGATTGGATTGTTAAAGAGCTTGCCGCTTCTATAGATGATATAAAACTAATTTCTCCCTATGAACACGTGTCCTCTAATTCAGCTCCGATTTTATTAATTCATGGTACGGCAGATAAAACAGTTGATCCGCAAAATTCTCAGGACTTTTATGACAAATATAAAGAATGCGGTGCATATGCGGAAATTAAGTGGATTCCTGATGAAGACCACGGGTTTTATGAAGGAAATGATAGAGCAATTGAACTTGCAACACAATTTTTCAAAAAACAATTCATAGATAAATCAAATTGA